The following are encoded in a window of Deinococcus misasensis DSM 22328 genomic DNA:
- a CDS encoding polysaccharide lyase family 8 super-sandwich domain-containing protein, which translates to MKRPLLTLLLLTAVTGCQTLPPLTPASERGTLHPQAVAADYSLQKARWRNLLVPASVNTGNAQYTAALQKLNQSAQQLYSTLNTANGRTFLWSDVTNDSAGITANASRILTLALAYSTPGADLHQNPTLKNDILAALDWMQTNQYNTTVSKTGNWWDWDIGTPQALLNTMLLMENHLSGTQITLFTNAILRFVPDPKIRNGFGSIETGANLMDKATVFNQVGLLLQDDAKVTRARDSISELFNDVTSGVGFYADGGYIDHVNLPYTASYGLVLFSGLAKFLYVSQNSNWSVTDPKVSNVYRWAYEAFEPMLYRGRMLDFTAGRSISRGKDSDLGRGSSVTAALVQLSLNAPPADANRLKSLAQYMLTTDPTATFYKQVSLASMILTDQTLSGVAPRGDLSYHKQFPSMDRVVHSRGNWVFAVAASSKRTGNYESINNENLKGWYTADGMVFLYNTTSPNYALDFWPTVDSYRLPGTTEASESSFPRSAVAVGSGKHYLSPNAWAGGSQLAGYGAYGMDFKADGNRQSNGTLTRSSTVVARKSYFMFDDEIVMLGAGINATGGEEVQTTIENRMLDTTNQTVTLNGTAYPYNSFSGGSQGVQSLHLSNVGGYVFFSPQTLFLKGETRSGSWSQINTGSAGWTRADGVTPSTVIQKNYLTAWVNHGVNPVNATYAYVLLPGSTPAQTQTYQQNPQVSVLSNTPTVQAVRENTLGMVAANFYGAGLASTVLKSSGPASVIGQENPASGTLTFGFSDPTQLQGVVTFEYTRPIGAVVQSHPAIQVLQSTPNLKVQVDFTSLKGKTVQLQANYNPAAPTVPLQATSSSTFTTQSTADAFVRDGTYASTNYGSNTYMDVRVAGSGYNAVSYVKFNLSGLAGVGAGQLQNAVVRLYGKLNDSNQNYTSTTVQARGTSGSWSEATVNWNNRPALGTVYGSATLNRTETWYSLDVNSLIQDALNAGLSEVTVAFTQPSSLNVLSTFKSRESTTRPELVVEFLP; encoded by the coding sequence ATGAAAAGACCCCTACTCACCCTGCTCCTGCTGACTGCAGTCACTGGATGTCAGACCCTTCCTCCTTTAACCCCTGCATCCGAAAGAGGCACCCTCCATCCTCAAGCGGTGGCTGCAGATTACAGCCTGCAAAAGGCACGCTGGCGAAACCTGCTCGTGCCTGCATCGGTCAACACCGGCAATGCCCAGTACACTGCGGCCCTGCAGAAACTCAACCAGAGCGCCCAGCAACTTTACAGCACCCTCAACACGGCGAACGGTCGCACCTTTCTGTGGTCCGATGTGACCAACGATTCGGCAGGCATCACCGCCAACGCTTCCCGCATCCTCACGCTGGCCCTGGCTTACAGCACGCCCGGCGCAGACCTTCATCAGAACCCCACCCTGAAAAACGACATTCTGGCGGCTCTGGACTGGATGCAAACCAACCAGTACAACACCACCGTCAGCAAAACCGGCAACTGGTGGGACTGGGACATCGGGACACCACAGGCCCTTTTGAACACCATGCTCTTGATGGAAAACCACCTCTCAGGCACGCAAATCACCCTTTTCACCAATGCGATCTTGCGGTTTGTGCCGGACCCCAAAATCCGCAATGGTTTCGGCTCCATCGAAACCGGAGCCAACCTGATGGACAAGGCCACGGTGTTCAATCAAGTGGGTTTGCTGCTGCAAGACGATGCCAAAGTCACCCGTGCACGGGACAGCATCTCTGAACTGTTCAATGATGTCACTTCCGGAGTGGGTTTTTACGCCGATGGGGGTTACATCGACCATGTGAATTTGCCATACACCGCCAGTTACGGCCTTGTGCTGTTTTCGGGACTGGCAAAATTCCTGTATGTCTCGCAAAACAGCAACTGGAGTGTCACCGATCCGAAAGTCTCCAATGTGTACCGCTGGGCCTATGAGGCTTTCGAACCGATGCTGTACCGGGGCCGGATGCTGGACTTCACTGCTGGACGCTCCATCTCCCGGGGCAAAGACAGCGATCTGGGGCGGGGCAGCAGCGTGACCGCCGCTCTGGTGCAACTCAGCCTCAATGCACCCCCTGCAGATGCAAACCGCCTGAAAAGTCTCGCCCAATACATGCTGACCACCGACCCCACTGCAACGTTTTACAAACAGGTGTCTCTGGCCAGCATGATCCTCACCGACCAGACCCTCTCTGGCGTGGCCCCCAGAGGGGACCTGTCCTACCACAAGCAGTTCCCCAGCATGGACCGGGTGGTGCATTCCAGAGGAAACTGGGTGTTTGCGGTGGCAGCATCGTCCAAACGGACCGGCAATTACGAGTCCATCAACAACGAAAACCTCAAGGGTTGGTACACCGCAGACGGCATGGTTTTTTTGTACAACACCACCTCGCCCAACTATGCTCTGGATTTCTGGCCGACGGTGGACAGTTACCGCCTTCCGGGAACCACCGAAGCGTCTGAAAGCAGCTTCCCACGCTCTGCGGTGGCGGTGGGCAGTGGCAAGCATTACCTCAGTCCCAATGCGTGGGCAGGAGGCAGCCAGTTGGCCGGGTACGGGGCTTATGGAATGGACTTCAAAGCCGATGGGAACCGCCAGAGCAACGGCACCCTCACCAGAAGCAGTACGGTGGTGGCCAGAAAATCCTATTTCATGTTTGACGATGAAATCGTGATGCTGGGGGCTGGCATCAACGCCACTGGTGGCGAAGAAGTGCAGACCACCATAGAGAACCGCATGCTGGACACCACCAACCAGACGGTCACCCTCAATGGCACTGCCTACCCCTACAACTCTTTCTCGGGAGGCAGCCAGGGTGTGCAGTCTTTGCACCTCTCCAATGTGGGTGGGTACGTGTTTTTCAGCCCCCAGACGCTTTTTCTGAAAGGGGAAACCCGCTCTGGAAGCTGGTCGCAGATCAACACAGGCTCTGCCGGATGGACCCGTGCCGATGGGGTCACCCCCAGCACGGTGATCCAGAAAAACTACCTGACTGCATGGGTGAACCACGGGGTGAATCCTGTCAATGCCACGTACGCTTATGTGCTCCTGCCGGGCAGCACGCCAGCCCAGACCCAGACATACCAGCAAAATCCGCAGGTGAGCGTCCTCAGCAACACCCCCACCGTGCAGGCGGTGCGGGAAAACACGCTGGGCATGGTGGCAGCAAATTTTTACGGTGCAGGGCTGGCCTCCACGGTGCTGAAAAGCTCTGGTCCGGCCTCGGTGATCGGTCAGGAAAATCCAGCATCTGGCACCCTCACCTTTGGTTTTTCGGATCCCACACAACTGCAAGGGGTGGTGACGTTCGAGTACACCCGTCCGATTGGCGCGGTGGTTCAAAGCCATCCGGCCATTCAGGTCTTGCAAAGCACCCCGAACCTGAAAGTGCAGGTGGATTTCACCTCGCTGAAAGGCAAAACCGTACAGTTGCAGGCCAATTACAATCCGGCTGCACCCACGGTGCCTTTGCAAGCCACTTCCAGCAGCACTTTCACCACCCAGAGCACCGCGGATGCTTTTGTGCGCGATGGCACTTACGCCAGCACCAATTACGGCAGCAACACCTACATGGACGTGCGGGTGGCAGGCAGTGGGTACAACGCAGTGTCATACGTGAAATTCAACCTCTCAGGATTGGCCGGAGTGGGGGCGGGTCAGTTGCAAAATGCAGTGGTGCGCCTGTACGGCAAATTGAACGACAGCAACCAGAATTACACCAGCACCACCGTTCAAGCGCGCGGCACCTCTGGAAGCTGGTCTGAGGCCACCGTGAACTGGAACAACCGTCCTGCACTGGGTACGGTGTACGGATCGGCCACCCTGAACCGCACCGAAACGTGGTACAGCCTGGACGTGAATAGCCTGATTCAGGATGCCCTGAATGCAGGGCTGTCCGAGGTGACGGTGGCGTTCACCCAGCCTTCCAGTTTGAATGTGCTCTCCACCTTCAAAAGCCGGGAGTCCACCACCCGCCCTGAACTGGTGGTGGAGTTTCTTCCCTGA
- a CDS encoding DUF2264 domain-containing protein, with protein MHTRQDVHQWFLDLLLPLQTTSSPGQAHRTLGHFSAHYSDRVAGLEGFARPLWGMAAAQRGGLAVPMWQETFEGLKNGSNPEHPEFWGEARNFDQRLVEMAAVGFMLALHPEEVKTQLSDRELENLIGWLCNMYTCQTVDNNWLFFRVMVDLGLQNLGHFEAARAERLSQTWRRIEDFEAGGGWYRDGPTSRADHYIPMAFHLYSLIYAALKPEDPHTETLLARASLFAQDFLRWFGRDGSAVPYGRSLTYRFAHGAFWGALAFANLEALPWGVIKGLYLRHLRDWQKHPIQSHSGLLTLGYRYEQHALNEQYNSPSSPYWAFKAFLPLALPDTHPFWQAEEQPYPDWQGTKVQKVPGLLIHRNPQQDHTVFYPSTQQDPWVRHGPEKYQKFAYSNRYGFSVPSARAGLDALALDSMLGFSMDGEAFEVRESTLSCDITEKHLFTRWSTRNGAKVETWIVPFEEGHVRVHHVDLPVPMTLAEGAFAFPAEGSQTVCSNSMASVQREGQKASIQDLSGDREARCIQAHPNTSVMHPRTLIPTLLGTFPAGKHWLVTLVETCS; from the coding sequence ATGCACACACGTCAAGACGTTCACCAGTGGTTTTTGGACCTCCTTTTGCCCCTGCAAACCACCAGCAGTCCAGGACAGGCCCACCGCACCCTCGGGCACTTCTCGGCACACTATTCAGACCGGGTGGCTGGACTGGAAGGTTTTGCGAGACCCCTTTGGGGCATGGCTGCTGCCCAGAGGGGTGGGCTTGCTGTGCCCATGTGGCAGGAGACCTTCGAGGGCCTCAAAAACGGCAGCAACCCCGAGCATCCAGAATTCTGGGGTGAAGCCCGGAACTTCGACCAGCGCCTTGTGGAAATGGCCGCGGTGGGCTTCATGCTGGCCCTGCACCCCGAGGAAGTGAAAACCCAACTTTCCGACAGGGAGCTGGAAAACCTGATCGGTTGGCTGTGCAACATGTACACCTGCCAGACCGTGGACAACAACTGGCTGTTCTTCCGGGTGATGGTGGACCTCGGGCTGCAAAACCTCGGGCACTTCGAGGCTGCCAGAGCAGAAAGGCTCTCCCAGACTTGGCGGCGCATTGAGGATTTTGAGGCTGGCGGAGGCTGGTACCGGGATGGCCCCACCTCCAGAGCCGACCATTACATCCCGATGGCTTTTCACCTGTACAGCCTGATTTATGCAGCTTTGAAACCCGAAGATCCCCACACTGAGACCCTGCTTGCCCGCGCGTCCCTGTTCGCACAGGATTTCCTGAGGTGGTTTGGCAGGGATGGAAGCGCAGTGCCTTACGGGCGCAGCCTAACTTATCGTTTTGCACACGGGGCCTTCTGGGGGGCTCTGGCGTTTGCAAACCTTGAAGCCCTGCCGTGGGGGGTGATCAAAGGGCTGTACTTGCGTCACCTGCGGGACTGGCAAAAGCACCCCATCCAGAGCCACAGTGGCCTGCTCACCCTCGGGTACCGTTACGAGCAGCATGCCCTCAACGAGCAGTACAACAGCCCCTCCTCCCCTTACTGGGCTTTCAAGGCTTTTTTGCCTCTGGCCCTGCCCGACACCCATCCCTTCTGGCAAGCCGAGGAGCAGCCCTACCCGGACTGGCAAGGGACCAAGGTGCAAAAAGTACCGGGCTTGCTGATCCACCGGAACCCTCAACAGGACCACACCGTGTTTTACCCGTCCACTCAGCAAGACCCGTGGGTGCGTCACGGACCCGAGAAATACCAGAAGTTCGCTTACTCCAACCGGTACGGTTTTTCGGTGCCTTCAGCCAGAGCAGGTCTGGATGCACTGGCTCTGGACAGCATGCTGGGGTTTTCCATGGACGGTGAAGCCTTTGAAGTGCGGGAAAGCACCCTGTCTTGCGACATCACCGAAAAACACCTGTTCACCCGCTGGTCCACCCGCAATGGGGCGAAAGTGGAAACATGGATCGTGCCGTTTGAGGAGGGGCATGTGCGGGTCCACCATGTGGATTTGCCGGTGCCCATGACCCTTGCGGAAGGGGCGTTTGCTTTTCCAGCCGAAGGGAGCCAAACGGTTTGCAGCAACAGCATGGCCTCGGTTCAGAGGGAGGGGCAAAAAGCCTCCATTCAGGACCTCTCAGGAGACCGGGAAGCGCGGTGCATTCAGGCCCACCCCAACACCTCGGTGATGCACCCGAGAACCCTGATTCCCACCTTGCTGGGCACCTTTCCTGCTGGAAAGCACTGGCTGGTGACGCTGGTGGAAACCTGCTCCTGA
- a CDS encoding glycoside hydrolase family 35 protein has translation MLKTTPTHFLLHNQPLRILSGALHYFRVPRAYWEDRLLKLKAMGLNTVETYVPWNLHQPTREVFHTHDELDLSSFLRLAQELGLHAIVRPGPYICAEWEFGGLPAWLLEDPRMQVRCMYPPYLQAVEAYFGHILPLVKKHLLSEGGNVLAVQIENEYGSYGTDELYLHWIEAQYHQHGLNTLHFTSDGPEKHMLDYGTLPHIYKTVNFGSHVPEAFQALRERQTDQPLMCMEFWNGWFDHWRESHHTRDAQDAARTLQEMLALGGHVNIYMFHGGTSWGVMSGANHIHTFEPTINSYDYDAPLNESGEPTEKFHLYREVLQAFHDHPLPALPAPLPKTACPSIPLKKGQNLLESLLSLPSQPSIVPFPMEDYGQHHGLIAYTHTFRHSHQQAEIRLSGVHDRAYLYRNHTLIGIQDRTDGAKVWTVDFAVSDRFTVVVENQSRINYGPLLLDRKGITGQITLGNLILHHWEVRHQTLQEPEQASSPFQAGNGWFQAELVVPETPQDTHLQLPGTKGYVWVNGRLLGRYWEVGPQYSLFIPAPFLQPGKNQIQILELEHLHIRDLHFSADACWEKPATLSLH, from the coding sequence ATGTTGAAAACCACCCCGACCCACTTTCTCCTGCACAACCAGCCTTTGCGCATCCTCTCGGGGGCACTGCATTACTTCCGGGTTCCCAGAGCCTACTGGGAAGACCGCTTGCTGAAACTGAAAGCCATGGGCCTCAACACCGTGGAAACCTACGTGCCGTGGAACCTCCACCAGCCCACCCGGGAGGTGTTCCACACCCACGACGAACTCGACCTGTCCAGCTTTTTGAGGCTCGCTCAGGAGCTGGGTTTGCATGCCATCGTGCGTCCCGGCCCTTACATCTGTGCCGAGTGGGAATTCGGCGGCCTTCCGGCGTGGCTGCTGGAAGACCCCCGCATGCAGGTGCGCTGCATGTACCCCCCTTACCTGCAAGCGGTGGAGGCTTATTTTGGGCACATTTTGCCTCTGGTCAAAAAACACCTGCTTTCCGAAGGGGGCAACGTGCTGGCCGTGCAAATCGAAAACGAGTACGGCAGTTACGGCACCGACGAACTGTACCTGCACTGGATTGAAGCACAGTACCACCAGCACGGCCTCAACACCCTGCATTTCACTTCAGATGGCCCCGAGAAGCACATGCTGGATTACGGGACCTTGCCACACATCTACAAAACCGTGAATTTCGGCAGCCACGTCCCTGAAGCTTTTCAGGCGCTCCGGGAGCGACAAACCGACCAGCCTTTGATGTGCATGGAGTTCTGGAACGGCTGGTTTGACCACTGGCGGGAAAGCCACCACACCCGTGATGCACAGGACGCAGCCCGCACCCTGCAAGAGATGCTGGCTCTGGGGGGGCATGTGAACATCTACATGTTCCACGGGGGAACCAGCTGGGGGGTGATGAGCGGAGCCAACCACATCCACACCTTTGAACCCACCATCAACAGTTACGATTACGACGCCCCCCTGAATGAGTCTGGCGAACCCACCGAAAAATTCCACCTGTACCGTGAAGTGCTGCAAGCCTTCCATGATCACCCGCTGCCCGCCTTGCCAGCCCCTCTGCCCAAAACCGCTTGCCCTTCCATCCCCCTGAAAAAAGGGCAAAACCTGCTGGAAAGCCTGCTGTCCCTGCCATCTCAGCCTTCGATTGTGCCTTTCCCGATGGAAGATTACGGGCAGCACCACGGCCTGATTGCCTACACCCACACCTTCAGGCACAGCCACCAGCAGGCCGAAATCCGGCTGAGCGGGGTGCATGACCGGGCTTACCTGTACCGCAACCACACCCTGATCGGCATTCAGGACCGCACCGATGGGGCCAAAGTCTGGACGGTGGATTTTGCAGTTTCTGACCGCTTCACGGTGGTCGTGGAAAACCAGAGCCGCATCAATTACGGCCCCCTGCTGCTGGACCGCAAAGGCATCACCGGGCAAATCACCCTCGGGAACCTGATTTTGCACCACTGGGAGGTGCGGCACCAGACGCTGCAGGAACCCGAGCAGGCCAGTTCACCGTTTCAGGCAGGCAACGGCTGGTTTCAGGCCGAACTGGTGGTCCCGGAAACCCCTCAGGACACCCACTTGCAACTTCCCGGCACCAAAGGATACGTGTGGGTGAATGGGCGTTTGCTGGGCCGCTACTGGGAGGTGGGCCCGCAATACAGCCTGTTCATTCCGGCCCCTTTCTTGCAGCCCGGAAAAAACCAGATTCAGATTCTGGAACTGGAGCACCTGCACATCCGGGATTTGCACTTCTCGGCAGATGCCTGCTGGGAAAAACCCGCAACCCTCAGTTTGCACTGA
- a CDS encoding carbohydrate ABC transporter permease, giving the protein MIHSHTPVQENRSASHKRQLLKRLQQVLIVVLTLLFISPLYYVIVSSLKTSLEIAENPFGLPSSPQWQNFSQVMGQLNYGRSIFNTMLITAGTCLVCIVLGALAAYPLSRVKARWAGGVYQIFLWGMTVPFFAIMSPLFVMVKNLGLVNTYWGLILVMVVLNLPTAVFFYSNFLRALPRELEEAAAIDGCSPAQAFRYVVLPLLKPITSTLLLFTGMSSWNSMLVPLLFLYDESKRPIMVSVFQTLGTYTLTPTTLFPAVILGSLPLLIIFLILQRQIVQGVAAGAVKG; this is encoded by the coding sequence ATGATTCACAGCCACACCCCCGTTCAGGAAAACCGCAGTGCCAGCCACAAAAGGCAACTCCTCAAACGCCTGCAGCAGGTGTTGATCGTGGTCCTGACCTTGCTGTTCATTTCGCCTCTGTACTACGTGATCGTCTCCAGCCTGAAAACCAGTCTGGAAATCGCCGAGAACCCTTTCGGTTTGCCTTCCAGCCCCCAGTGGCAGAACTTCAGTCAGGTGATGGGGCAACTGAATTATGGCCGTTCGATCTTCAACACCATGCTGATCACCGCAGGCACCTGCCTGGTGTGCATCGTGCTGGGGGCTCTGGCCGCCTACCCGCTTTCCAGAGTGAAAGCCCGCTGGGCCGGAGGGGTATACCAGATTTTCCTGTGGGGCATGACCGTCCCATTCTTCGCAATCATGAGCCCCTTGTTCGTGATGGTCAAAAACCTCGGGCTGGTCAACACCTACTGGGGTCTGATTCTGGTGATGGTGGTGCTGAACCTCCCCACCGCGGTGTTCTTCTACTCCAATTTCTTGCGTGCCCTGCCCAGAGAACTCGAAGAGGCCGCTGCCATTGACGGTTGCTCTCCTGCACAGGCGTTCCGTTATGTGGTGCTGCCCCTGCTGAAACCCATCACCAGCACCTTGCTGCTGTTCACCGGGATGAGCAGCTGGAACAGCATGCTGGTGCCTCTCCTTTTCCTGTACGACGAAAGCAAACGCCCGATCATGGTTTCGGTGTTCCAGACCCTCGGGACCTACACCCTCACCCCCACCACCCTGTTCCCTGCGGTGATTCTGGGCTCTTTGCCCCTGCTGATCATCTTCCTGATCCTGCAACGCCAGATCGTGCAGGGCGTGGCCGCCGGAGCCGTGAAAGGCTGA
- a CDS encoding carbohydrate ABC transporter permease: MKLSPTHILSMLGPALLLYLIFMIYPLFQGLGYSFTEYTGVGKATYIGFENYQRMFSDEKFLSSLKNTGLFTVIVLVLQNAIGLFFATLIHRQEKLRQFVQVALIAPSMLSTIVVGFIWTYLYSPFGGPINLTLESTGLIQVVRALGINTPVVWLGDPALVIFAISLVVVWMYTGTTTAIYVAGYTTISSELYEAAQLDGANRWQIFTRIEWPLLAPATTASVTLSVLHLLNIFEFPFVMTNGGPGVSSYTLGMMIYDRLSANEIGYATAIATFLLLVVVAVAIVLTGLLRKREARIL, translated from the coding sequence GTGAAACTGTCCCCCACCCACATTTTGAGCATGCTCGGCCCGGCCCTGCTGCTGTACCTGATTTTCATGATTTACCCCCTGTTTCAGGGGCTCGGGTACAGTTTCACCGAGTACACCGGGGTCGGCAAAGCCACCTACATCGGCTTTGAGAACTACCAAAGGATGTTCTCCGACGAAAAATTCCTCAGCAGCCTGAAAAACACCGGACTGTTCACGGTGATCGTGCTGGTCTTGCAAAACGCCATCGGCCTGTTTTTCGCCACCCTGATCCACCGTCAGGAGAAACTGCGCCAATTCGTGCAGGTGGCCCTGATCGCCCCGAGCATGCTCTCCACCATCGTGGTGGGTTTCATCTGGACCTACCTGTACTCCCCTTTCGGCGGCCCCATCAACTTGACCCTCGAAAGCACCGGGTTGATTCAGGTGGTCAGGGCGCTCGGGATCAACACTCCGGTGGTGTGGCTCGGTGACCCTGCTCTGGTGATCTTTGCAATCAGTCTGGTGGTGGTGTGGATGTACACCGGAACCACCACCGCCATTTACGTGGCTGGATACACCACCATCTCCAGTGAACTCTACGAGGCTGCGCAACTTGACGGGGCGAACCGCTGGCAGATTTTCACCCGCATCGAGTGGCCCCTGCTGGCCCCTGCCACCACCGCCTCGGTGACCCTGTCGGTGCTTCACCTGCTGAACATCTTCGAATTTCCGTTCGTGATGACCAACGGTGGGCCGGGGGTCAGTTCTTACACCCTCGGGATGATGATTTACGACCGGCTTTCGGCCAACGAAATCGGTTACGCCACCGCGATTGCCACCTTCCTGCTGCTGGTGGTGGTGGCCGTGGCCATCGTGTTGACCGGACTGCTGCGCAAAAGAGAGGCCCGCATTTTATGA
- a CDS encoding LacI family DNA-binding transcriptional regulator, producing the protein MTQVTLKQVADQAGVSVQTVSNVINGTGRVSPQTRERVTKIMEALQYTPNYAARALRKARTQTLAFVLQDPIYTTIPNMYLGQIVPRVAHAIREAGFDAQVMFESKPGLDVALSAHHKGLCDGVILYSSLITDDDITEAASKNLPLVLIEHIAPPRTLPTVWANYAEGIEQAVHHVHQMGARRIAYLDGVPHHHNTSSEARYTGYQRAMSQLSSTSPMLIYGGNWTFEAGIQAFDFFQALPEKPDAIVCANDNMALGVIHRATTSGLKVPNDLMVTGFDDFEYARYSTPSLTSLRLPLEDMAKAAVELLISRIENEEAPVESRLFPITLNIRNSTRK; encoded by the coding sequence ATGACCCAGGTCACCCTCAAACAAGTCGCAGATCAGGCCGGCGTGAGCGTGCAAACCGTCTCCAACGTCATCAACGGCACTGGACGCGTCAGCCCCCAGACCCGAGAGCGGGTGACCAAAATCATGGAGGCATTGCAGTACACCCCCAACTACGCCGCCCGAGCCCTGCGCAAAGCCCGCACCCAGACGCTGGCTTTCGTGCTGCAAGACCCCATCTACACCACCATCCCCAACATGTACCTCGGACAAATCGTGCCGAGGGTGGCCCACGCCATCCGTGAAGCCGGATTTGACGCCCAGGTGATGTTTGAAAGCAAACCCGGACTGGATGTGGCCCTCAGTGCCCACCACAAAGGGCTCTGCGACGGGGTGATCCTGTACTCCAGCCTGATCACCGACGATGACATCACCGAAGCCGCCTCCAAAAACCTCCCGCTGGTCCTGATCGAACACATCGCCCCTCCACGCACCCTGCCCACCGTGTGGGCCAATTACGCCGAGGGCATCGAGCAGGCCGTGCACCACGTTCACCAGATGGGGGCCAGACGCATCGCCTACCTCGATGGGGTGCCCCACCACCACAACACCTCCAGCGAAGCGCGCTACACCGGCTACCAGAGGGCCATGTCCCAGCTCAGCAGCACCTCCCCCATGCTGATTTATGGAGGCAACTGGACCTTCGAGGCGGGCATTCAGGCGTTTGATTTCTTTCAAGCCCTCCCCGAGAAACCCGACGCCATCGTGTGCGCCAACGACAACATGGCCCTCGGGGTGATCCACCGGGCCACCACCTCTGGCCTGAAAGTTCCCAATGACCTGATGGTGACCGGCTTTGACGATTTCGAGTACGCCCGGTACAGCACCCCCAGCCTGACCAGTTTGCGTTTGCCCCTCGAAGACATGGCCAAAGCTGCCGTTGAACTGCTCATCTCCCGCATCGAAAACGAAGAGGCGCCCGTCGAATCGCGCCTGTTTCCGATCACCCTCAACATCCGCAACTCCACCCGCAAGTGA